The following are encoded together in the Kribbella sp. CA-293567 genome:
- a CDS encoding glycosyl hydrolase, translating to MYFRPKVVAALAVLALVPLGTPQAQAFPATPKQTVLNYLKSITGQGIVSGQHNKEPAAQPAQYTQQVKDVTGLYPGLWGGDMMFRADDVDNRQRVIDQARTEWNNGSLVALTWHACSPTVARTCEFEGGVKRQITPDQFREIVTGGTTLNNVWRSRMAEVVPYLRQLKDARIPVLWRPFHEMNESWNWWGNQPGANGGAKIYQQMKDYFDSQGLDNLIWVWNVQDNPAGGWANYYPGAGYVDVVSLDVWYKGLPSASDYQQLQNIAGTKPIALAELGKVPTASLLGSQPRWSYFMLWSEQLRGSNTDAEIRTAYALPRVLNQGEVVLPGGSNPPQSRTGQITGVGGKCVDVAGASTANGTAVQLWDCNGGTAQRWTVGTDNTIRALGKCLDVTSGGTANGTRIQLWDCNGSGAQQWQRTGSQLRNPQSGRNLDAPGGNTANGTRLQIWDANANPWQQWTLPS from the coding sequence CAGGCGCAGGCGTTTCCGGCCACTCCCAAACAGACCGTCCTCAACTACCTGAAGTCGATCACCGGTCAGGGCATCGTGTCCGGCCAGCACAACAAGGAACCGGCCGCCCAGCCGGCGCAGTACACCCAGCAGGTCAAGGACGTCACCGGCCTGTACCCCGGGCTGTGGGGCGGGGACATGATGTTCCGCGCGGACGACGTCGACAACCGGCAGCGCGTGATCGACCAGGCCAGGACCGAGTGGAACAACGGATCCCTGGTAGCACTGACCTGGCACGCCTGCTCCCCGACGGTGGCGCGCACCTGTGAGTTCGAGGGTGGCGTGAAGCGGCAGATCACGCCCGATCAGTTCCGTGAGATCGTCACCGGCGGCACCACCTTGAACAACGTCTGGCGGAGCCGGATGGCGGAGGTCGTTCCCTACCTGCGCCAGCTCAAGGACGCCAGGATCCCAGTGCTGTGGCGGCCGTTCCACGAGATGAACGAGAGCTGGAACTGGTGGGGCAACCAGCCGGGCGCCAACGGTGGCGCGAAGATCTACCAGCAGATGAAGGACTACTTCGACAGCCAGGGTCTGGACAACCTGATCTGGGTCTGGAACGTGCAGGACAACCCGGCCGGTGGCTGGGCGAACTACTACCCGGGTGCAGGCTACGTCGACGTCGTCTCGCTGGACGTCTGGTACAAGGGACTGCCCAGCGCGAGCGACTACCAGCAGTTGCAGAACATCGCCGGTACCAAGCCGATCGCGCTCGCCGAGCTGGGCAAGGTACCCACCGCCTCGCTGCTCGGCAGCCAGCCACGCTGGTCCTACTTCATGCTCTGGTCGGAGCAGTTGCGCGGCAGCAACACCGACGCGGAGATCCGTACGGCGTACGCCCTGCCCCGGGTCCTGAACCAGGGTGAGGTCGTCCTGCCCGGCGGATCGAACCCGCCGCAGTCCCGGACCGGGCAGATCACCGGAGTCGGCGGCAAGTGCGTCGACGTCGCGGGGGCGAGCACGGCCAACGGCACCGCGGTCCAGTTGTGGGACTGCAACGGCGGTACCGCGCAGCGCTGGACCGTCGGGACCGACAACACGATCCGTGCCCTGGGCAAGTGTCTCGATGTGACCAGCGGCGGAACCGCCAACGGCACCAGGATCCAGCTCTGGGACTGCAACGGCAGCGGGGCCCAGCAGTGGCAGCGGACCGGCTCCCAGCTGCGTAATCCGCAGTCCGGCCGCAACCTCGACGCCCCTGGTGGAAACACTGCCAACGGCACCCGGCTGCAGATCTGGGACGCCAACGCCAACCCCTGGCAGCAGTGGACGTTGCCGAGCTGA
- a CDS encoding glycoside hydrolase family 15 protein: MSSALDLQELTRLRALAEHSHAVITEHQHTGGAYPASPTFSAYQGYAWLRDGSFTAEGISRYGDVASAGRYHDWVDGVLRRRRGQVDELRAALARGEVPSNEAMLPTRFTFDGENGSDPWWDFQTDGYGMWLWAVVTHAARHGLDLSQWREGIDVAVDYLVAFWDRPCYDWWEEHVEHRHVSTLGAIHGGLVAVGTCEALRSAPWSAAALKVAASIRSLVTAEGIVDGHLVKWLGSSAVDGSLPACIVPFGLVDPGDSLAAMTRAAVAKDLDHDGGVHRFTADVFYGGGQWILLSALLGWNLAAAGDTAGALRSLRWIADQVDEHGDLPEQVPHHLLHPGARKEWIARWGTVASPLLWSHGMYLILADELGLITKDA, encoded by the coding sequence ATGAGCTCCGCCCTGGACCTGCAGGAACTCACCCGGCTGCGCGCGCTGGCCGAGCACAGCCACGCCGTGATCACCGAGCACCAGCACACCGGTGGTGCCTATCCCGCCTCGCCGACCTTCTCGGCGTACCAGGGGTACGCGTGGCTGCGCGACGGATCGTTCACCGCCGAAGGCATCTCGCGGTACGGCGACGTCGCCTCGGCCGGGCGGTACCACGACTGGGTCGACGGCGTACTGCGTCGCCGGCGCGGGCAGGTGGACGAGTTGCGGGCGGCGCTGGCCCGGGGTGAGGTGCCGTCGAACGAGGCGATGCTGCCGACGCGGTTCACCTTCGACGGCGAGAACGGGTCGGATCCGTGGTGGGACTTCCAGACCGACGGCTACGGGATGTGGCTGTGGGCAGTGGTCACGCACGCCGCACGGCACGGGCTCGACCTGTCGCAGTGGCGGGAGGGGATCGACGTCGCGGTCGACTACCTGGTCGCGTTCTGGGACCGGCCCTGTTACGACTGGTGGGAGGAGCACGTCGAGCATCGGCACGTGTCGACGCTCGGCGCGATCCACGGCGGGCTGGTTGCCGTCGGCACCTGTGAGGCGCTGCGGTCGGCACCTTGGTCGGCGGCGGCGCTGAAGGTTGCCGCCAGCATCCGCTCGCTGGTGACAGCGGAAGGCATCGTGGACGGGCACCTGGTCAAGTGGCTCGGCAGCTCGGCGGTGGACGGCTCGTTGCCTGCTTGTATCGTGCCGTTCGGGTTGGTCGATCCCGGCGACTCGCTGGCGGCGATGACCCGGGCGGCGGTCGCCAAGGATCTGGACCACGACGGCGGGGTGCACCGCTTCACGGCCGACGTGTTCTACGGAGGCGGCCAGTGGATCCTGCTGTCGGCTCTGCTGGGCTGGAACCTGGCGGCAGCCGGTGACACGGCCGGCGCGCTACGGAGCCTGCGGTGGATCGCCGACCAGGTGGACGAGCACGGGGATCTTCCCGAGCAGGTGCCCCACCACCTGCTTCACCCCGGTGCCCGTAAGGAGTGGATCGCCCGTTGGGGCACGGTCGCCAGCCCACTGCTGTGGTCCCACGGCATGTACCTGATCCTCGCCGACGAACTCGGCCTCATCACCAAGGACGCTTGA
- the rocD gene encoding ornithine--oxo-acid transaminase, with protein MTDPIVLEETYGAHNYHPLPVTVATAEGVWVTDTSGRRYLDCLAGYSALNFGHRHPALIAAATEQLGRVTLTSRAFHHDQLGPFCAELAALSGKDAVLPMNSGAEAVETALKLARRWGYLVKGVPDGQATIIVADGNFHGRTISIISFSGDAEAHDNYGPYTPGFRSVPYGDAAALEAAIDETTVAVLVEPVQGEAGVVVPPAGYLAAVRELCSRNQVLMMADEIQSGLGRAGATFASARAGVVPDVYVLGKALGGGIMPLSAVVADRAVMDVITPGTHGSTFGGNPLAVAIGRAVVKLLEPGELQAHALAMEQELRDRLEPLQAHGLAGLRVHGLWAGLDLDPALGSGRALCEQLAQHGVLAKDTHGSTIRLSPPLVITTDDLDWMTDRLALSLKALAG; from the coding sequence GTGACCGATCCGATCGTGCTGGAAGAGACCTATGGCGCGCACAACTACCACCCGCTGCCGGTCACGGTGGCGACCGCGGAAGGCGTCTGGGTCACCGACACCTCGGGCCGGCGCTACCTGGACTGCCTGGCCGGCTACTCCGCGCTCAACTTCGGCCACCGGCACCCGGCACTGATCGCCGCCGCGACCGAGCAGCTCGGCCGCGTCACGCTCACCAGCCGCGCCTTCCACCACGACCAGCTCGGCCCGTTCTGTGCCGAGCTCGCCGCACTGTCGGGCAAGGACGCCGTGCTGCCGATGAACTCCGGCGCCGAAGCGGTCGAGACGGCACTCAAGCTGGCTCGCCGCTGGGGCTACCTGGTCAAGGGCGTCCCGGACGGCCAGGCCACCATCATCGTTGCTGACGGCAACTTCCACGGCCGGACCATCAGCATCATCAGCTTCTCCGGTGACGCCGAGGCGCACGACAACTACGGCCCCTACACCCCCGGCTTCCGTTCCGTCCCGTACGGCGACGCCGCCGCGCTGGAGGCCGCGATCGACGAGACCACCGTCGCCGTCCTGGTCGAGCCGGTCCAGGGCGAGGCAGGTGTCGTCGTACCGCCGGCCGGCTACCTGGCCGCGGTGCGCGAGCTCTGCAGCAGGAACCAGGTGCTGATGATGGCCGACGAGATCCAGTCCGGGCTGGGCCGGGCCGGCGCCACCTTCGCCAGCGCGCGGGCAGGCGTCGTACCGGATGTGTACGTGCTCGGCAAGGCGCTCGGCGGCGGAATCATGCCGCTGTCGGCTGTCGTCGCCGACCGCGCGGTGATGGATGTCATCACCCCGGGCACGCACGGCAGCACGTTCGGCGGCAACCCGCTCGCGGTGGCGATCGGTCGGGCCGTGGTCAAGCTGCTCGAACCGGGTGAACTGCAGGCGCACGCATTGGCGATGGAGCAGGAACTACGCGACCGGCTGGAGCCGCTGCAGGCGCATGGCCTCGCCGGACTGCGAGTGCACGGCCTGTGGGCCGGACTCGACCTCGACCCCGCGCTCGGATCGGGCCGCGCGTTGTGCGAGCAACTCGCGCAGCACGGCGTACTGGCGAAGGACACGCACGGCTCGACCATCCGGCTGTCACCGCCGCTGGTGATCACCACCGACGACCTCGACTGGATGACCGACCGTCTCGCGCTGTCGCTCAAGGCACTGGCCGGCTGA
- a CDS encoding carbohydrate ABC transporter permease codes for MRDTRSLPARLALYAAVLAGAAIMLFPFLWTVITSITPEGSLADGPKLVVDNPTLDAYRTLLDAIPMWRIILNSLGIAIASTLLQLVTGSMAAYGFARLHFPLKNVVFGFYLATLMVPLQVLVVPLFIEMKMLNLQDTYFALLAPTIASAFGVFLLRQAVTAVPLELDEAATIDGAGHLRIFTTIVLPLIRPALATVAVFAFMGSWNSFLWPLVVIRSPEFMTLPLGLSTLQGQFTTQWDVVMAGSVVSIVPIALVYLLAQRHIIAGVAHTGIK; via the coding sequence ATGCGTGACACCAGGTCCCTGCCCGCTCGCCTCGCCCTGTACGCCGCCGTGCTGGCCGGCGCCGCGATCATGCTGTTCCCGTTCCTCTGGACCGTGATCACCTCGATCACCCCGGAGGGCTCGCTGGCCGACGGCCCGAAACTCGTCGTCGACAACCCCACCCTGGACGCCTACCGGACGCTGCTCGACGCGATCCCGATGTGGCGGATCATCCTCAACTCGCTCGGTATCGCGATCGCCTCCACGCTGCTCCAGCTGGTCACCGGCTCGATGGCGGCGTACGGGTTCGCGCGGCTGCACTTCCCGCTCAAGAACGTCGTCTTCGGCTTCTACCTGGCCACCTTGATGGTGCCGCTGCAGGTGCTGGTCGTGCCGCTGTTCATCGAGATGAAGATGTTGAACCTGCAGGACACGTACTTCGCCCTGCTGGCGCCGACGATCGCGTCGGCGTTCGGAGTGTTCCTGCTCCGCCAGGCCGTCACCGCCGTACCGCTGGAGCTGGACGAGGCCGCCACCATCGACGGCGCCGGCCACCTCCGCATCTTCACCACCATCGTGTTGCCCCTGATCCGGCCGGCGCTCGCCACCGTCGCCGTCTTCGCCTTCATGGGCAGCTGGAACAGCTTCCTCTGGCCGCTGGTGGTGATCAGGTCGCCGGAGTTCATGACGCTCCCGCTCGGCCTGTCCACCCTGCAGGGCCAGTTCACCACCCAGTGGGACGTCGTGATGGCGGGCTCCGTCGTCTCGATCGTGCCGATCGCCCTCGTGTACCTGCTCGCGCAGCGCCACATCATCGCCGGTGTCGCCCACACCGGCATCAAGTAA
- a CDS encoding glycoside hydrolase family 31 protein, producing the protein MLTHRPYGIEHPYATSPDQRIPVQPLTGQQVRLGVVVSPDVTRVVCEWGSTELVLSPAETNAADAAALAGGEGHLAEAQATALGGDGGWSVVTPPLTEPVKYRFHSYRGDAGTAELDAVESTDWFEVAPAAWVAGHGEVRGGGERVREVEWLVSAAGVHRARFVLPLAEGEKLVGFGERYDALDQRGKKLDAVVFEQYKSQGAHGRTYLPMPFAHVTGGAGWGFHVRTSRRTWYSSEGDRLVVEVALGDEAVVDLGIYEGSANDVLKQFLDEAGRAEELPSWVFRLWASGNEWNTQELVMARMDAHRDLAIPVGAIVIEAWSDEEGITIWRDARYEVTAGGSAHAADDFEYRADGAWPDPKAMIDELHARGIKVILWQIPLQKTEFATGQVAADAEAMVRDGHAVLEADGTAYHNRGWWFPQALMPDLSTQRTRDWWTEKRRYLVDELDVDGFKTDGGEHAWGHDLQYADGKRGAEGNNLFPVHYARAFGDLLRSVGKAPVTFSRAGFTGSQAHGIFWAGDEDSTWEAFRASVTAGLTAASCGIVYWGWDLAGFSGPVPDAELYLRAAAASVFMPIMQYHSEFNHHQLPLRDRTPWHVAETTGDERVVPLFRRYAELRERLVPYLTEQAALTISTDRPLMRPLFFDHPADEEIWNHPHQYLLGNDLLINPVLEPAASTWTTYLPAGDWVDAWTGQPVANGLVTRDVPLDLVPVYCKAERWPDLAPMFS; encoded by the coding sequence ATGCTCACCCACCGGCCGTACGGCATCGAACACCCGTATGCGACCTCTCCCGACCAGCGCATCCCGGTCCAGCCGCTGACCGGCCAGCAGGTGCGGTTAGGTGTCGTCGTCTCACCGGACGTGACCCGCGTCGTCTGCGAGTGGGGTTCGACCGAACTGGTCCTGTCCCCTGCCGAGACGAATGCCGCCGATGCCGCGGCGTTGGCAGGAGGCGAGGGCCACCTCGCGGAGGCACAGGCGACCGCGCTGGGCGGTGACGGCGGTTGGTCGGTGGTGACCCCGCCGCTCACCGAGCCGGTGAAGTACCGCTTCCACTCGTACCGCGGCGACGCGGGCACCGCTGAACTCGACGCGGTGGAGTCGACGGACTGGTTCGAGGTCGCCCCTGCCGCTTGGGTCGCCGGCCACGGTGAGGTCCGGGGTGGCGGCGAGCGCGTCCGGGAGGTCGAATGGTTGGTTTCGGCCGCCGGTGTGCACCGGGCGCGGTTCGTGCTGCCGCTGGCCGAGGGCGAGAAGCTGGTCGGGTTCGGCGAGCGGTACGACGCCCTGGACCAACGCGGGAAGAAGCTCGACGCCGTGGTGTTCGAGCAGTACAAGTCGCAGGGCGCGCACGGCCGGACCTACCTGCCGATGCCGTTCGCGCACGTGACCGGTGGCGCCGGCTGGGGCTTCCACGTCAGGACCTCGCGGCGGACGTGGTACTCGTCGGAGGGCGACCGGCTGGTCGTGGAGGTGGCTCTCGGCGACGAAGCGGTGGTCGACCTCGGCATCTACGAAGGCTCGGCGAACGACGTACTGAAGCAGTTCCTGGACGAGGCCGGCCGGGCGGAGGAGCTGCCGTCGTGGGTCTTCCGGTTATGGGCTTCGGGCAACGAGTGGAACACGCAGGAGCTGGTGATGGCGCGGATGGACGCGCATCGCGATCTCGCCATCCCGGTCGGCGCGATCGTGATCGAGGCCTGGAGCGACGAGGAGGGCATCACGATCTGGCGGGACGCCCGGTACGAGGTGACCGCCGGCGGCAGCGCTCATGCGGCCGACGACTTCGAGTACAGAGCCGACGGCGCCTGGCCGGATCCGAAGGCGATGATCGACGAGCTCCACGCACGCGGCATCAAGGTGATCCTGTGGCAGATCCCGCTGCAGAAGACGGAGTTCGCCACCGGGCAGGTCGCGGCCGATGCCGAGGCGATGGTCCGCGACGGCCACGCGGTACTGGAGGCCGACGGTACGGCGTACCACAATCGCGGCTGGTGGTTCCCGCAGGCGCTGATGCCCGACCTGTCCACCCAGCGCACCCGGGACTGGTGGACCGAGAAGCGGCGGTATCTGGTCGACGAGCTCGACGTGGACGGCTTCAAGACCGACGGCGGCGAGCACGCCTGGGGCCACGACCTCCAGTACGCCGACGGCAAGCGAGGGGCCGAGGGCAACAACCTCTTCCCCGTCCACTACGCGCGGGCCTTCGGCGATCTGCTTCGCAGCGTGGGCAAGGCACCGGTCACCTTCTCGCGGGCCGGCTTCACCGGTTCGCAGGCGCACGGCATCTTCTGGGCCGGTGACGAGGACTCCACCTGGGAGGCGTTTCGCGCGTCGGTGACGGCCGGTCTGACCGCCGCGTCCTGCGGGATCGTCTACTGGGGCTGGGATCTGGCCGGCTTCTCCGGGCCGGTCCCGGACGCCGAGCTCTACCTTCGCGCGGCCGCGGCCTCGGTCTTCATGCCGATCATGCAGTACCACTCGGAGTTCAACCATCACCAGCTTCCGCTGCGCGACCGGACTCCCTGGCACGTCGCCGAGACCACCGGAGACGAACGGGTCGTCCCCCTCTTCCGCCGGTACGCCGAACTGCGCGAGCGCCTGGTCCCCTACCTGACCGAGCAGGCCGCCCTGACGATCTCCACCGACCGGCCCCTCATGCGGCCGCTCTTCTTCGACCACCCGGCCGACGAGGAGATCTGGAACCACCCCCATCAGTACCTGCTCGGCAACGACCTGTTGATCAACCCGGTCCTCGAACCTGCCGCCAGTACCTGGACGACGTACCTCCCGGCAGGTGACTGGGTCGACGCGTGGACGGGGCAGCCGGTCGCCAACGGTCTGGTCACTCGCGACGTGCCCCTCGACCTGGTGCCCGTCTACTGCAAGGCCGAGCGCTGGCCCGACCTGGCTCCGATGTTCAGCTAG
- a CDS encoding ABC transporter substrate-binding protein yields the protein MRHLKTVGLGLTAALALTLTACGQGSATKEAAAPEGKSVVRYMNFSSNDGHEKDLTAIVNAFQTANPNITVQVETVPYADYFTKLQTSVAGGTAADAFELNYENFVTYAKNGSLAELKDVDTGVYKKSLVEAFNDGGKQYGVPESFSNVVLFYNKALFKKAGVAEPTDAWTWKDEQAAAAKLTDKGAKVWGDFQPVSYNEFYKVLAQNGGEFLNADRSEATFNSPQGVEAAKFLVEKVGKSMPTEADGAGTPDFDSKLFKSGKLAMWHTGIWMFSAMADAPFDWDVVVEPGNTKKASAMFVNGLVVSAATKNAEAAQKWITFLASSDETTKTRLASSWELPPVGDEAKLAPYLDQQKPANRKAVFTALEETVLPPVIERQQEMQDLVTAELTAAAAGRKPVEKALADAQTKVNALLKK from the coding sequence ATGCGCCATCTCAAGACCGTGGGCCTCGGACTGACCGCCGCGCTCGCCCTCACGCTGACCGCCTGCGGGCAGGGTTCGGCCACCAAGGAAGCCGCCGCGCCGGAGGGCAAGTCCGTCGTGCGCTACATGAACTTCTCCTCCAACGACGGTCACGAGAAGGACTTGACGGCGATCGTCAACGCCTTCCAGACCGCCAACCCGAACATCACCGTCCAGGTGGAGACCGTGCCCTACGCGGACTACTTCACCAAGCTGCAGACCTCGGTGGCCGGTGGCACCGCGGCCGACGCGTTCGAGCTGAACTACGAGAACTTCGTGACGTACGCGAAGAACGGCTCGCTGGCCGAGCTGAAGGACGTCGACACCGGCGTCTACAAGAAGTCGCTGGTCGAGGCCTTCAACGACGGCGGCAAGCAGTACGGCGTACCGGAGTCGTTCTCCAACGTCGTGCTGTTCTACAACAAGGCGCTGTTCAAGAAGGCCGGCGTGGCCGAGCCGACCGACGCGTGGACCTGGAAGGACGAGCAGGCCGCCGCGGCCAAGCTGACCGACAAGGGTGCGAAGGTTTGGGGCGACTTCCAGCCGGTCTCGTACAACGAGTTCTACAAGGTGCTCGCGCAGAACGGCGGCGAGTTCCTGAACGCGGACCGGTCCGAGGCCACCTTCAACTCCCCGCAGGGCGTCGAGGCAGCGAAGTTCCTGGTCGAGAAGGTCGGCAAGTCGATGCCGACCGAGGCCGACGGCGCCGGGACGCCCGACTTCGACTCGAAGCTGTTCAAGTCCGGCAAGCTCGCGATGTGGCACACCGGGATCTGGATGTTCAGCGCGATGGCCGACGCGCCGTTCGACTGGGACGTCGTGGTCGAGCCGGGCAACACCAAGAAGGCGTCGGCGATGTTCGTGAACGGTCTGGTCGTCTCGGCCGCCACCAAGAACGCCGAGGCCGCGCAGAAGTGGATCACCTTCCTGGCTTCGTCCGACGAGACCACCAAGACCCGGCTCGCCAGTTCCTGGGAGCTGCCGCCGGTCGGTGACGAAGCCAAGCTCGCGCCGTACCTGGACCAGCAGAAGCCCGCCAACCGCAAGGCCGTCTTCACCGCGCTGGAGGAGACCGTGCTGCCGCCGGTGATCGAGCGTCAGCAGGAGATGCAGGACCTGGTCACCGCTGAGCTGACCGCCGCTGCCGCCGGCCGCAAGCCGGTCGAGAAGGCGCTCGCCGATGCCCAGACCAAGGTCAACGCCCTGCTGAAGAAGTGA